Genomic DNA from Perca flavescens isolate YP-PL-M2 chromosome 23, PFLA_1.0, whole genome shotgun sequence:
GCCCGACCATGAGCTGCTGTTACGCTGCACCAAAGGCCAGGAGTATGTCAAGGTGATAATGAAGAGAGTAACAACATGTATAAGGGCTGCTCGGTcatgaaaaaaaatcctaatcacgattattttggtccgtattgaaatcacgattatttaaagCTATAATGCGTAGTTTCTATCTCCTGCGTGAGGAactctaagtaatgacaacaaaactgtcggtgcatccacatgatacaagcctttcgtgcgtgcgtgtttgtatatgtttttGCCACTCCTTATTCTTGGTACTAGCAGCCGTTTGTGTTTGCCACTCCctattctttattctttattcttgGTAGTAGTagccttttctttttccagaagGTACTGTAAAAGTTATTGCACAAGTAACAAACTCCCTCACCCTTTTCTGCTCCTCCATGTCAGCTGAAACACTTAGAAATAAGCCAAGACTCGTTCAGCAGCCTCATTTTCTCATCTTTCATCGCACCTCCCTCCCATTCCTGATTATTAGCTCATGCTTTGTAGGCACATATGAAAACCAGTGTGTGGTTTGGGATAGTAATCTACAAGTTGAAATTTGCATGACTGAACATCCTTCTGGTACCTTAAAGCtttagtacatttttttttatattaatgaacgtcccttacattcaagccattgccaaatgagttgttaCAAAGCTAAATAAGACGATCATcgccacacaactctctgtatttctcagtatggttgtgttcagaagattgtgtcctctggtgactttcccgcgcggAAACTCGAGTGAcaataatgacctcttctgaagagtccatcatgtttgttttttttaaatccccagTGTTCTCCTTgtctactagcaactgtgtggaggaggggtgggggtgggtgtgCGCTCACGGAAGGCtagtatcatgtggacacgccaacagttttgttgtcattacttagaattcctcatgggggcagcagaaactacgcactatagctttaatataaaaaaaagttacgcactaaagcctcgacacgattactcattgtcTTTTGgtaagatgttgcaattattaaaCAGTGAAATAGTTAAACAAATCCAAAGTGAAAACACTTTCAACTGTGAAATtgtcccttaatacttttcccgtttgaaaatttttttttgtcattcagaacacataacaaaataagagtttgcTTGcgaaacgtaatgtgcaaaataatcgtgTCTCGATTACTCTTTGCTTTTTGTTATCGTTAAAAGCCAAAATCGCGATCGCGATTACAAGTTTGATTATTTGCACAGCCTTAAAGTGTATGGTCTCGTGAGTTAATGTATGCAGTGTTTTTTAACAAATCCAGTCTAATTTATGTGCGACTCATTTACCACACAAAGTAATGCCTGTTATGTGTCACAAGTTGTTAAGATGCTGTTAGACATTCTTGAAGTGCCAATGGCATCATGAAATTGGCCATTTGAATTTTTGTGGCTGTGTGAAAGAAACCGTTGTTTTTCTGTGGGTATGatctaatgctgctaatgggccAAAAGCAAAACCGAATCAGCTGGTTATTTGTTAAAGTTGTAGATGTAGATGTCTTTCCTCACATGTCATTAGACTACTATAGAAATCATCACATCTAGACTCATTTCACACAATTTACCCCTGTATTTTTGTTCCAGGTCGTTCTCAGTGGAGGCAGGATGGTGGGAGCGGTGCTGATCGGGGAAACAGACCTGGAGGAGACCTTTGAGAACCTGATCCTCAACAAGATGGATCTGACCCCCTACGGAGAGGAGCTGCTCAACCCTGACATTGATATAGAGGACTACTTTGATTGAGCGTGACGGGTGTGATTCAGTAACACGTTGAGCCTGAGGAATGTCTAAAGGCATGAGAAGGAAATGTGCATTCTATTATGTTCATGCTGATaagtgtctttttcttttcttttttagtggCAATGACAAGTAGCTGTCTGATGAAGTAGTGATTGTCTTTCTTAGTCTTATACAAACACTTGTACATTTTAAGAACATATATttgctttaaaataaattattttcaaaACCAAGTGTACAAAATTAGCACTCGAGTGATATGTTTAGAAAAGGCTTTTTCATTTAGTCGTAGCATTAATGCAAATCCATCACGTCATACACTCAAATCAGACAGTTGCAGGTATGAGAcgctgtcactttttttaatcagaagaATGTGATATGTTCAGCAATACACGGTGGTAAAGAAAGATAATCGTTTTGTTGCTATGTTGTCTTTGTGACTCTTAATCAAATTTCCACCTACACTACGGCTCCTCCTCCTGTGCCCCAGCAGGCGTTATAACAATAGACGCAATGAGGCTCACATGAATGCTGTTTATTGTTCCTTGGATATGTTACTCTTGGAGATTTGAAAATCCACTTTTACAAGGACAAGAAACATTAAAAGCTGAGTGGAAAGAGTCATCTCCGCAAGGACAATTTAAACACCCATTTCCATTTGTAGGTCTGCCCAAAGGTTTGTGTTTTGtagttgtgttttttgtgtcagTGTGGTTCACTGACAGGAACCTGCCCACATTGATTTAGCTGCTACAATTGGCTAATAAAGGTTGATATGGCAACCTTGTGTTTGTACTCGCAGAGTATTAAGCGAAACGTGTAAAAATCAATATGTGTAAGGCAACAATAATTGTGTAATAAGCCTACTAGTAGTGAGGGTTAGTTACTGGGGATGTATTCCTGTTCTTTTTCCAAAAATTATCACTTTGGAAATAAGTCTCCAAAAGAGACTGAAGAAATAAAGGCAACAAACATGAATAAAAAGCACTCCTTTTCTTAAACTGATAAGGTATCCCTGGGTAAAATAACACCCTCCACTTAGCTCAATTtaagctgctcagtggccatcAGGAAAAGGCTGGCTGATTGCCTGGGCAGCTTTCCCAAAGTATACGTGTGTGGAGAGCAGAGCATTGTTCATAAGATGAGTCATCACTGCCTGTGGTGGCACACATACCAAGATAAAATTCAAATATCTGATTCCATATCTATCAGATATTTGAATCAGGACAATTGGTGCAATGAGATCCCTTGTACTGTTCTACACAGCATGTTACCAAGCAACAAGTCAGATCTGGCATGAATTGGGATGCCAGAGTCGAACAAACATGCCATGGTCAAGATGGAAAATTACCAGGGCCCATTCGTATTAAGTATATTTAGATTTATATATTTAGAGGGACTATGTCTCTGCTATGGGGAGGAGCACAACACAGCTTGATTTCTGTCCTTAATAACTACGCAATGCAACGCAGGATAAGACAATTGGGTAGAGTTTTAACTCAGTACGTTTTTATGAGGCCAACTAGCAACAACCACTATTATGTGTTCCCTTTACATCTAACATATCAGGTGTACGTGAGACTAGAAAACCGGTTTAACTCAAGTTGAATTGGGTATACCATCTCTGTGGTGGATTACAGGCCTTAACAGGTCTGACATTTAAAATTCTTCTACTTGACACAAAGCTCATTTCATTCAAGTAGATTACGGATGTGGCGTCAGAAGCATAGTGTACGCTTGTATATATCCACCAAGGACTAGCGACTCCAATCACCAATGAGATGCTTCTCATATCTTTGCGTTGTACTCGTATATGTCTTATTATTATGTGTGTTGTTTATGCCTGCATTACATTAATATTACTTTGTATATTTATATGAGCTTTAATGATTAAGCCCCGCCGACGGTGCACGCTGACGCTGTGATCACGCGCTTCTGGTGAGTCATTCGACAACGAGCACGCATCagaagaacatttttttttctggtggGTGGGATTTAGTAAGAGGCGTTGTCGCACACCAACAAGCTCTTCCAGGATTAGCTATATATCCGCCGCTCAgcacacattttcatacattgCACATTTAGGCGCTCGGTGCAGCACGCTAATCGTCAGAGTTTAAAATATTCTAAGAAATAAAGATTTAGCTATGGCCAACTACATTCACGTACCCGACGAAGCTCCTGCTGTGCCCAAAATAGATGTTACAGTGGACGAAAGCGACTACAGATCCGGTGCACTGAAGCTGTTGAAGGAGCTGAGACCGAGCTGGAAGCCATCTGAGGTCAAAGTGAAGGTGccgtttatttcattttaaacagttTCCTGCTTGTCCGCTTGGTATCATATGTCTCCACGTTCCCCCATAGCTTACATTCTTCTCTTTGAAGTTAATTTCGTTTAAAATGGCGAAAACTGATGTTAGCTAGCGACGTGTTCTCATTGAAAAACTCACGTTCACGGTAGCTAATTTATTCCAGGAGCAAATGACACACGAAACCAGCTATTATAAGGACACCACAGGCACCTGAAATGCCAAGATTTATGTTAATGTCGCTGTAAAATAGCTGTTCACATCCACAGACCGATCCTCGCTAGATTAACGATAAAGCCCCGAAAAATACTGCGGTAAGTTTCATTTCCCCCCGCCAGGGTTAATGTTGTGTCTTTGCAAATAGCATCTGCGTCAGTGGGAGTTTCTTGCCGCTTTTGGCGCAGAGTGCAAACCCATGCATACCTGTTCATTTGAGTGACTGTTTTGGCGTTACACTAAACTTGCGTAACAAATAATCATCCGTGTGAATGTTATGTAAGGCACGAGTAGCAATTTTGCCTAGAGGTACTTAGGCAGATCGAGGAGAAGAGGTGTGTCTGTTAGGTTAGCCCACAAGTATCATCTTGGTTCGTGTGCCCTAGGGCCTTGGGCCTTTCTGGCATTTATTTATTAGACGCTACTCTGTGTTAAGTGTACGTTCTGTTGTTGTTAACTTCTAGAAGAAATACAGATGACTAACAGAGCATGAATAGAGACTACTTTTATTTACTTAATGTTATCCGATAAGTGTCCTCTTTGATCTGCCAAAgttaaaactaattaaaataaagCAAACAGAAAACGGAACATTATGTCCTAACATTACATACAGACATATGCTCAACATTACAGCCTGGGCAGGTGCCCAGAACGTgcattatttttactttccagTAACAGACTGGGGGCGTGACTCCACTTGGTAAACACAGTGAGGATGGGAACTGGTCACATGCTTCAGCGCCACCCTTGCCTATATTCATCAATGAGGGCAAAGTGGGAACTCAGCAAATGCCTGCCATTGCTTCctcatgcaaaataaaattcCTGACCGTCCTTTTTTCTCAGTCAATCCCTTATAGAGTAAACAATCAGGGCTGGTATGTTGCCACGTCCCACCTCTCCCGAAAAGCCCAAGTTCAGCTTAAATCAACCCAGACAAGCCCTACTTTTTCAATGCTATATTcattcctcttctctctttagTGTAGCTTGCCAGATTCTGACTCCTCTCAGAACTGATGTCATACTTAAAACAATGTAGGTTTTCATGCACGGTACTTAAATAGTATAATGTGGAGGATGGTCCCACTGTTGTCTAACTGTAGGCGTCAAGCTAGATTGTTGAAGTACAGGACAAATTATGATTTCCCACTTGATTCACCTGTTCTCCACTCTTTCCTCTATTTGTCTCTGCAGTTTTTCACAGATGGGATAACCAATAAGCTGCTGGGCTGCTACGTGGGTGCAGTCATGCAGGATGTGGTTCTGGTCCGTATTTATGGCAACAAAACTGAATTGTTGGTTGACCGGGAAAATGAAGTCAAAAGTTTCAGAGTACTACATGAAAACCGCTGTGCCCCACACCTATACTGCACCTTCAACAATGGCCTTTGTTATGAATTTCTGCAAGGAACTGCCCTGGAGCCTGAGCACATTCGCAGCGCACCTTTGTTcgggtaaaataaaaatgtcctttGTTATGCACAAAGTTGTCTCACTTAAAAATTTGGTTTGTCAGCTGTGCCTACCACCCCGATGCGAGTCGTGCTGGTTTGAAaaaacagacacgcacacagacacaaccacacccACACGCTCTCCTTCCCGAAATGTAAACAGGTGTCTGGTCCAGTCCAACCTGTACttttgaaaagaaatgaaatcCTTTCTTTCCCTTATCAACTAATTTGCTAGACTGGAgcctagagctgggcaatatatcgatattatatcgatatcgtgatatgagactagatattgttttagattttggatatcgtaatatgtcataagtgttgtcttttcctggttttaaaggctgcattacagtaaagtgatgtcattttctgaacttaccagactgttgtaactgttctattatttgcctttacctacttagtcattatatccacattactgatgattatttatcaaaaatctcattgtgtaaatattttgtgaaatcaccaatagtcaacactacaatatcatctctgtatcgatatcgagatatttggtcaaaaatattgtgatatatgaTTTTCTcaatatcgcccagccctactggagCCTAGTCACATATTGCTGCTTGCTGCACTAATTCAAATCCTcccattttctgtcttttatctACCTTGCAGTCTCATTGCCAGGCAGCTAGCCAAGTACCACGCCATCCATGCCCACAATGGCTGGGTGCCCCAGTCTGACATGTGGCTGAAGATGGGAAAGTACTTTGCTCTCATCCCCAAGTACTTTAAGGACCCTGAGCAGAACGCAAGGTGAGGCCGTGTAGACTGTGATGTGGCTGATAGACTGTCATGTGCCCTCtcaaatgttttcatgtttcaCTGGACAGGCTATCTGCAAGTTTTCAAGACCAAAAAAAATTGCTCAGTAGTACTTAGTAGAGTAGAGGCCGATTTCCAGTTTCTCCAGTACGAGGGTAAACTGATTTGATTTTATGTAAACTGATTAAACCGGCATTTGTCACTATGACACCTTCTGACAAATACAAAGTAGCCTATATTAGCAACCTGTGCTGACATTGTCACAGCACTAGCTTGTCAGGAGCTTAGCTCTTTTATTGATTAAGTAGTGCTGTAGTGTCCACACAAGCTTTGTCTcttgtatatttctgttctcAGTTATCTCCACGTGGAACTATGACTCCCTACGTGCGATGGCACTGCACAATAGTTTCCATTATCAGTGGTAGATGTCTCACATGTCTGAGGAAGTATGTGGAATACGTTTCAAATCTCAGCAGGTGTGACTTCACTTTACAGCTCTGGCCTTCCTAAGATATAACGCAACAGAGTTGAACATCAGTTTCTCTCTACAGCATGAAACATAAATGCAGCACcctaaaaatatgaaaaatttaaaattatcCTAACAAAACCTCCAATATTATAAACAAGGTCAGTCACAGATTGTGCTACTGCTTAGTTAGTAGgtgtgtgtcttttatttaaagattattttttggggcatttttaggcttttattgacaggacagctgaaggaAATGAAAGGGTAGAAAGAGGGGGGGGTGAGGGTGAGGGATGACCTGccgcaaagggccgcaggtcggagtcgaacccgggcccgctgcgccgaggagtaaacctctatacatgggtgcccgctctaccaactgagctatccgggcgccccgGCACAGTGACTCTTATTTTGCtttgttacttttttactttgtcTTGTATCAATCTTGCTTAAGCTAAAATAATTACAGGTATAGTATTGCTTAACTATTATATCATCATctaaatatgtactgtatgttacatAAGGTTCCCTCTATTCTGGGAGTGTCAGTACCAACACAAAACACTACAGGTGCGCTACATCACAGGCAAATTGAGCGTTGGTGGTTGTACTTGCTACGGTTGTTGTAAATGCGCTGTAGTGAGGACTTGAGTAAAGTCACAAAATCTTTTTATTCTAGGAGTAAAATTGGGAGGATTTCAGTTGATTTATTATTCTTTGAATGaagctttatttttcttttttccagaaATGTTCCCGTTTTGCTTGCGTTTTTTTTGTGAGACACAACTGTTGTCGTACTCAGTTGACTGCATATACTGTAGCATAAATAAGAatcaataacttttttttactccactttTGCCACGTAATCGCAAAGCatctctgttaaaaaaaaataaaaaaaatagagaagGTTATTTGTTTCCCTctcttcccttttttatttctattataTCCATTTCTGTCCtcacctctttttttctttgtctgctTTCAGGGTCCCTGTACTGACTTTACCTCAATCTCTCCTTCTTTTAATACTCTTAATGCTTCTACCTCTTTCAATATACAGTATTCACCCTATTTAACTCTGCCCCCTCCAGGTTGACTATGGAGGTGCCAAGCCCACGGTGCCTCCGAGAAGAGCTGGTGTGGCTCCAGCAGAGCTTGTCTGTGCTGGGCTCCCCCGTAGTTCTCTGCCACAACGACCTGCTCtgcaaaaacataatttataatGAGGAGGCAGGTGAGTATTAACTGCACAAGTGTAGTCATAGACATTACTGTGTGACTGAATTGTGTTGTAGTATGAACTGCATTGGTCTCTGCACTCAGGTAGGATTGCATTAACTGGACTTCCTCTACCCTAGTCACATGCTTCACTCATTGTCAGTGTTTGCATTGGGCTGCAGGCGTAGAATTAGAACGGTCAGAAAGGACAAACCTGTGATTTGGATTTGGGTTTGCTCTAGATGGAATCCTCATTTGAAACAGGACAAGCACAACACAAATTTAAAGTTGTGCGTTGATGGGAATGGGGATTGGAGGGTGGGGCAAAGTTATGTACATCTGCCTCCAATCAATTTGGCAAATATGTATTAAAGCAACAATTGTATTTAGTCTTTTGGCTTTCAATTTCCTATATGTTTCAAATCCTTGGAGACCCCCCTGTAATGAGGCCTGGTTGAGAAGTGCTGTTTCTGATATGGATTTCAGTTCTTGTCGTTCTAATTCTGTGCTGAAAACTTAGAACGTAAACGACTGTTGTCAGCCTTAACAAACTGCCATTACATCATTCCACATGCCAAGTCTTTGTGTTATTGACAGCACATGTTTTTGGTGCTTTagcaatgtttgtttttttgatggTATGAAGGCCAAGCAACCTGTTCTCAGGCAAACTTATTAGCTTGCTTTTGCACTGAGCGACTTAAATTATCCTGGTCAATGAGACTGTACCAGTCAGTGAAACTGTTCTAATCATTGTCATTGTAGCAGAGGACTTTTCGTGTTAAACGGGTGAGAACTAATAAGAAGGGGGGAGAAACAGGGTTTTTTATGTATGTGggaggtggggtgggggtgttgAGCTGCCAGTCCCCTCGTCGGGTTGCGACGAGGGGCGGGGCCCTTCTCACAGCTCCTTGTGTCTAGCCTTTCTCTCCTAGGAATGACAGCCGAGGCTGTGGCTGCCCTGCGCCGCCCTGGCCTGGGGGAGGCAATGGAGAGAGACAAACCTCACGCACAGTCGGCTTTGAGGGCCCTCACGTAGTCTGCCCACTGCTCAGGCTAATCGGGATGAGTTCATGTCAGCAGTAGGAGCCACGTACCTATTTCCCTCCAATGCTACTCGCCCACCAGTTGTCCCTGTGACAGTAGCAAGGCTACTTACGATGCTGGTTATTAcacaaatgtttcttttaatgGTTTGCACTGGCTTTAAATCACTCTGAGCACCAGCCAAATGCCTGAAGTGTAAAGCTACTTTCCGTCACTGCTCCTCACTTCTCACTGCGCAGACCATGTAAGTGAAAGGATATGTCTGGCGatgttctgtatttttcttaatttcaacaaatcccatggGAAATATCAAAAACCAACCTTGAATTGATCAGACTAACAAGTATTGCCTGTGTAGCCAAACCCTCCTATAGTTAATTCCTtggtgccatagagctccattgttatTCAGGAACAACACAACAGCGAGCCAACCTCTTCCACTGGGTGACATGATGAACACAAACATTGTCGTTTACTTTGAGTCAATACTTAATGCTGCTTATAAATAAACTCACTGTTTACTTATGTTTTAGTAACATTTGCTGAAAATTACAGTGCTCTGCTGTTTTAGGAAACAATGaagcctattttattttattttttacatgaaaaGTACATTTGTGATTAATGGGTTTGGGGCTGAGAGCCACAGAGCAGCTGGGGTAATTTGATAGCATTGTGAAAAGGATTAATGCATTGTTGGTTTTAGTCCTTTCATAGGATTTGTTGTCATAACAATAATATAGAATATCATCCGCTTTATCCTTTGAAGCTGAAACATGACTCTGCAAAAATGCGGAGAAATGCATTTGCCTGAGCACTAGTGGGTGTAACGGGACACAGAAGTCACGCTTTCGGGTTCATACCCCGGTTTAGGAGTCACGGTTTGGTGCGAGTTTGGTACAGCAGGAAAAACGCGGGAtccgtttttcttttcatttaatttaaacagACCGTAGTGAAAGTGTCAAAGACAGACCCAATCCTCCAGCTTGGGATTGGAAGCATTTTGCACACTGGCAACTTTGGTAAAGTGgtttcattataaaaaaaaaataaggaacaTTTCAAACACTTCTGTATTCAATGTTTTTCCATTCATTTCCCATTTACATAACCTATGACAAAGCAATGCGGACACCCCATCCTTGCCTTATAGGctacacaactctctctctctctctctctctctctctctctctctctctctctctctctctctctctctctctctctctctctctctctctctctctctctgttgcgcTGACCTTAGTACATGTTTAACGACGTACAGCTAAAGTTTTCAGAGCGGAACTCGCTTGTGAACTTTGGTTCCGCATTACATGCATCAACACgttctgcgtgtgtgcgtgagcACACCGAATCGTGACCCCCGAACAGTGACCGTTCGTTACGACAAGAACCGGTAATAGCCCTTCTGAgcacacagtaaaaaaaaaaaaaaaaagtgtacagGTAACCGTAGCTCACAGAGAAGTAGACGTGCACACCGGCAGAATCTCATTTGAATCCGTGGTTCTGCATTTCAAAAAAGTGCTGACGTGTTCAGCAAGGAAAGAGAACCAGTTTTACTGGGATTGGGCCAATAC
This window encodes:
- the etnk1 gene encoding ethanolamine kinase 1, with amino-acid sequence MANYIHVPDEAPAVPKIDVTVDESDYRSGALKLLKELRPSWKPSEVKVKFFTDGITNKLLGCYVGAVMQDVVLVRIYGNKTELLVDRENEVKSFRVLHENRCAPHLYCTFNNGLCYEFLQGTALEPEHIRSAPLFGLIARQLAKYHAIHAHNGWVPQSDMWLKMGKYFALIPKYFKDPEQNARLTMEVPSPRCLREELVWLQQSLSVLGSPVVLCHNDLLCKNIIYNEEAGNVKFIDYEYAGYNYQAYDIGNHFNEFAGLNEVDYSHYPERTFQLPWLRSYLEAYKEHKGQGSEVTDREVEILYVQVNHFALASHFFWGLWALIQAKVSTIDFDFLGYAVLRFNQYFKMKLDVAELNLPE